From the Nodularia sp. NIES-3585 genome, one window contains:
- a CDS encoding helix-turn-helix domain-containing protein, with the protein MQPSKLDQILGLELQRHRTEKGWSQEYLAEVTGLHRTYISQLERGLKSPSVRVLSHITHSLGITMSQFLQAVEESLSVEGR; encoded by the coding sequence ATGCAGCCCAGTAAACTAGATCAAATTTTAGGACTAGAACTACAGCGTCATCGCACCGAAAAAGGTTGGTCACAGGAGTATCTTGCAGAAGTTACAGGTCTGCACAGAACTTACATCAGCCAGCTTGAGCGAGGGCTAAAAAGTCCATCTGTTAGAGTTCTCAGCCATATTACTCATTCATTGGGTATAACAATGAGTCAATTTTTACAAGCCGTAGAGGAATCTCTGAGTGTTGAAGGACGATGA
- a CDS encoding DNA cytosine methyltransferase, which translates to MKHKIIDLFAGAGGLTTGFHMAGFESLCAIDIDAKALATYKHNYPNTKIIHQDIRQVNSSDLRLALGLRQEELTALIGGPPCQGFSRNTPAGYRYLNDSRNQLYRTFLEFVEEFRPLYAVIENVPEILKAYNGVVREEITKQLESLGYKVISSSLNAAHYGIPQTRSRAFFLASLNTSVHFPEPTNFGDIRSDYKTTKSYNQLNLLEGNVSPLITVRDAIGDLPPLDAGQDYSEDVYPDAPQTTYQAMIRNKSLRIVNHVARALSPIQLARAHALGEGQDARDLPCELAPKKHYSGAYGRLYWDKPARTITRWVFHPGSGRFFHPIQDRTITIREAARLHSYPDNFHFLGTYTDMASQIGQSVPPLLSKVIASSIIQAHPQKTEY; encoded by the coding sequence ATGAAACATAAAATTATTGATTTATTTGCTGGCGCGGGTGGTTTGACTACAGGATTCCACATGGCGGGTTTTGAATCCTTATGTGCAATCGATATAGATGCGAAAGCCTTAGCAACCTATAAGCACAATTACCCAAACACTAAGATCATTCATCAAGACATACGTCAGGTTAATTCTTCCGACTTAAGATTGGCCTTGGGCTTGCGGCAAGAAGAACTAACAGCATTGATTGGCGGTCCTCCGTGCCAGGGGTTTTCCAGAAATACTCCTGCTGGTTATCGCTACCTCAATGATTCTCGTAACCAATTATATCGAACGTTTTTGGAATTTGTAGAGGAATTTAGACCCCTTTATGCCGTAATTGAGAACGTGCCTGAAATCTTGAAAGCTTACAATGGCGTAGTTAGGGAAGAAATCACAAAACAATTGGAATCATTAGGCTATAAAGTTATCTCTTCATCACTAAATGCTGCACATTATGGAATACCACAAACGAGATCCAGAGCTTTTTTTCTAGCTAGTCTGAATACCTCAGTTCATTTTCCTGAACCCACAAATTTTGGTGATATTAGGAGTGACTATAAAACTACAAAGTCTTATAATCAGCTGAATTTATTAGAGGGAAATGTTTCTCCACTGATCACGGTCAGAGATGCGATTGGAGACTTACCACCACTAGATGCTGGACAGGACTATAGCGAAGACGTGTATCCTGATGCTCCACAAACTACATATCAAGCTATGATTCGTAATAAAAGCTTGAGAATTGTTAATCATGTTGCTCGCGCTTTGAGTCCGATCCAATTGGCAAGAGCGCACGCTCTGGGTGAAGGACAAGATGCTAGGGATTTACCTTGTGAATTAGCTCCCAAGAAACATTATAGCGGCGCATACGGTAGACTTTACTGGGATAAGCCAGCGAGAACAATCACCAGATGGGTCTTCCATCCAGGATCCGGTAGGTTTTTCCACCCTATTCAAGATCGAACAATTACAATCCGCGAAGCTGCAAGATTACATTCTTATCCAGATAATTTTCATTTTTTGGGAACATATACCGATATGGCTTCTCAAATTGGTCAATCTGTACCTCCACTATTGAGTAAAGTGATAGCTTCATCTATTATTCAGGCTCATCCTCAGAAAACTGAGTATTAA
- the hemJ gene encoding protoporphyrinogen oxidase HemJ, which yields MAYSWFKAFHLIGIVVWFAGLFYLVRLFIYHVEANQEPEPAKTILKNQYQIMEKRLYNIITTPGMLLTVAMAIGLLSTEPEVLKQGWLHIKLLFVALLLGYHHYCKRLMKQLAVDECRWSGQQLRALNEAPTVMLLVIVLLAVFKNNLPTDITVWGIFGLIILMAVTIQLYAKKRRRDKEKQMGEIVQVPSQVPQEQS from the coding sequence ATGGCATATTCCTGGTTTAAAGCATTTCATCTGATTGGGATTGTAGTTTGGTTTGCGGGGTTATTTTACCTGGTACGTCTATTTATTTATCATGTTGAAGCTAACCAAGAACCAGAACCAGCAAAAACGATACTGAAAAATCAGTATCAGATTATGGAAAAGCGCCTCTACAATATCATTACCACTCCAGGAATGTTGCTGACGGTAGCAATGGCTATAGGCTTATTAAGTACTGAACCGGAAGTTTTAAAACAAGGTTGGTTGCATATTAAACTGTTATTTGTTGCCTTGTTACTCGGTTATCATCATTACTGTAAGCGTCTAATGAAGCAGCTAGCTGTAGATGAGTGTCGCTGGAGTGGTCAGCAGTTACGGGCTTTAAATGAAGCGCCTACAGTTATGTTGCTGGTGATTGTCTTACTGGCTGTGTTTAAGAATAACCTCCCAACAGATATTACTGTTTGGGGCATTTTTGGCTTAATTATTTTGATGGCGGTGACTATTCAGCTTTATGCCAAAAAACGCCGACGGGATAAAGAAAAGCAGATGGGAGAGATAGTACAAGTTCCGTCACAAGTTCCTCAAGAACAAAGTTAG
- a CDS encoding alpha/beta fold hydrolase: MSLTEHKITVDSLKWFYRECEPIGRTDLLPVVLLHGLVSQSYSWRNIMPALGSQGNRAIAPDWIGYGFSAQPEKWDFAYTPDKFITALEGFVKALELERFSLVVQGYLGSVGLQYALRHPEQIANIAILNAPISTTAKLPWKIKQLGLPLAGEMMTQDPLLVDRTLEGGSRYRIEDQDLDVYRKPFLKASTAGRSLLATVRNLQLDQAMSEIESGFQEWQQPILIQWGMIDPWLPIDVAQKFADSVPNAELIKINNVGHYPQEHYHKTILEDLLPFVRRINT; this comes from the coding sequence GTGTCTTTAACAGAACATAAAATTACCGTAGATTCTCTAAAATGGTTTTATCGCGAGTGTGAACCAATTGGCAGAACTGACTTGCTGCCTGTAGTATTACTACACGGTTTAGTATCACAGAGTTATAGCTGGCGCAATATTATGCCCGCTTTAGGGAGTCAGGGAAACAGAGCGATCGCACCTGATTGGATTGGTTACGGTTTTTCTGCCCAGCCCGAAAAATGGGATTTTGCATACACACCTGATAAATTTATTACTGCCTTAGAAGGATTTGTCAAGGCGTTAGAACTAGAACGTTTTTCTTTAGTTGTTCAAGGATATTTAGGTTCTGTAGGCTTACAATATGCTTTGCGCCATCCTGAACAAATTGCTAACATAGCTATCTTAAATGCACCGATTTCCACAACTGCCAAATTGCCTTGGAAAATTAAACAACTCGGTTTACCATTGGCAGGTGAAATGATGACACAAGACCCCCTCTTAGTGGATCGGACTCTCGAAGGTGGGAGTCGTTACCGCATCGAAGATCAAGATTTAGATGTTTATCGCAAACCATTTTTAAAGGCTTCCACTGCGGGGCGAAGTCTCCTCGCAACTGTACGGAATTTGCAACTAGATCAAGCAATGTCAGAAATAGAATCTGGCTTTCAAGAATGGCAACAGCCAATTCTGATTCAGTGGGGGATGATTGACCCGTGGCTACCTATAGACGTAGCACAAAAGTTTGCTGATTCTGTACCTAATGCTGAGTTAATAAAAATTAATAATGTGGGACATTATCCTCAAGAACACTATCACAAAACGATTCTAGAAGACCTTTTGCCTTTTGTCCGGCGTATAAATACTTAA
- a CDS encoding FAD-binding oxidoreductase, producing MSRVVIIGCGVIGAAIAYELSLVKNLKITVIDRQPPAQASTGAALGVLMGVISHKIKGQAWQRRQTSIQRYETLIPELEAITGRTIPFNRQGILSLVWEEENLAGWENLAAVRHSQGWKLELWDTAKLKNLCPQVDHAKITGAVYSPEDCQLDPTALTLALVAAAQHNGVTCKFGVNVLGMDTPTPKMDKVSQCHSVETTEGKISADWIVVAAGLGSTPLTAQLNQTLDIRPVLGQALHIHLDQPLGNSDFQPVITGNDVHVVPLGGGDYWVGATVEFPSNADEILPNPELLATVWQQAIAFCPDLAPAEIIRTWSGLRPRPEGRPAPVIEQLPGFSNILLATGHYRNGVLLAPATADAIREMITSNDLQ from the coding sequence ATGAGTCGTGTAGTCATCATCGGTTGTGGTGTAATTGGGGCTGCGATCGCCTATGAACTTAGCCTAGTTAAAAACTTAAAAATCACAGTCATCGACCGTCAACCACCCGCCCAAGCTTCCACAGGTGCAGCCCTGGGGGTTTTAATGGGCGTGATTAGTCATAAAATTAAAGGTCAGGCTTGGCAAAGGCGACAAACTAGCATTCAACGCTATGAAACCTTAATTCCTGAATTAGAAGCAATCACAGGGCGGACAATTCCTTTTAATCGCCAAGGTATTCTCAGTCTTGTCTGGGAAGAGGAGAATTTAGCCGGATGGGAAAACCTCGCCGCAGTTCGCCATTCTCAAGGTTGGAAATTAGAACTTTGGGATACAGCCAAACTCAAAAATCTCTGTCCTCAAGTTGATCATGCCAAAATTACGGGCGCGGTTTACTCTCCTGAAGATTGCCAACTTGATCCTACTGCTTTGACCTTAGCTTTAGTTGCAGCTGCCCAGCACAATGGGGTAACTTGCAAATTTGGTGTGAATGTTTTGGGAATGGATACCCCAACCCCAAAGATGGACAAAGTTAGTCAATGTCATTCAGTGGAGACGACAGAGGGCAAAATTAGCGCCGATTGGATTGTAGTAGCTGCGGGGCTAGGTTCCACACCTCTGACGGCACAGTTAAACCAAACCCTTGATATCCGCCCAGTTTTGGGGCAAGCATTACACATACATTTAGATCAACCATTAGGTAATTCTGACTTTCAGCCGGTGATTACTGGTAATGATGTCCATGTTGTCCCTCTAGGGGGCGGTGATTACTGGGTAGGCGCGACGGTGGAGTTTCCGAGTAATGCCGATGAAATACTACCAAATCCAGAATTGTTAGCTACAGTTTGGCAGCAAGCGATCGCCTTTTGCCCAGATTTAGCCCCAGCCGAGATTATCCGCACTTGGTCAGGTTTACGTCCCCGCCCTGAAGGTCGTCCCGCACCAGTGATTGAACAACTCCCAGGATTTAGCAATATTCTCCTAGCTACTGGACACTACCGCAATGGTGTTTTACTAGCACCAGCCACAGCTGACGCAATTCGTGAGATGATAACTTCTAACGATTTGCAATAA
- the psbQ gene encoding photosystem II protein PsbQ: MARQRSIFSLLLVLLATFLISCGGPSVTVAPPTYTAIQLERIQEYVPKIQAVRDRAAELKTLIKKQDWIDVSNFIHGPMTEARSSMTYIIPNLLPSTQPVARQKTRDLLNHLVKIDQAAGQSDTQLALSSYQEAMEDIDKFFQLLPDTNPEA; this comes from the coding sequence ATGGCGCGTCAACGCTCGATTTTTTCTCTGCTTTTAGTATTATTGGCTACATTTCTGATCAGTTGTGGTGGCCCTAGCGTCACAGTTGCACCTCCAACTTACACAGCAATTCAACTGGAGAGAATTCAGGAATACGTTCCGAAAATTCAGGCTGTGCGCGATCGCGCAGCAGAACTGAAAACCCTGATTAAAAAACAGGATTGGATTGATGTCAGTAATTTTATACATGGTCCTATGACTGAAGCTAGGTCAAGCATGACTTATATCATTCCCAACCTCCTACCCTCTACTCAACCCGTAGCACGGCAAAAAACGCGAGATTTGCTTAACCATCTGGTTAAAATCGATCAAGCAGCTGGACAGAGTGATACCCAACTGGCGTTGAGTAGCTACCAAGAAGCGATGGAAGACATTGATAAGTTCTTCCAACTGCTTCCTGATACAAACCCGGAAGCATAA
- a CDS encoding leucine-rich repeat domain-containing protein: MKIKFSLLIGLIIGTTLALYTKTLVASFVTPKSFSDWCQQKSTLSPQTRHTVEILLQKANTQNCEQANESLTKLTSLDLSSNEIKDIQPLSALTNLTFLRLNSNQIREIQPLSALTNLTILRLDSNKIKDIQPLSALTNLTFLMLDSNEIRDIQPLSALTNLTFLDISSNQIKDIQPLSALTNLTFLDISSNQIKDIQPLSALTNLTSLRLDSNQIKDIQPLSALTNLTSLVLGSNQIKDIQPLSALTNLTSLRLDSNQIRDIQPLSALTNLTSLRLDSNQIRDIQPLSALTNLTFLMLDSNQIRDIQPLSALTNLTFLMLDFNQIRDIQPLSALTNLTELRLDSNGIRDIQPLSALTNLTELRLNSNQISDIQPLSALTNLTSLLLHSNQISDIQPLSVLTNLTSLMLGSNQISDIQPLSALTNLTSLALGSNQISDIQPLSALTNLIALLLHSNQISDIQPLLALTNLTELSLKSNQISDIQPLSVLTNLKLLDGY, from the coding sequence ATGAAAATCAAATTTAGCTTACTAATTGGTTTGATAATTGGTACTACGTTGGCACTATACACAAAGACTCTTGTGGCTAGTTTCGTAACTCCTAAAAGCTTTAGCGATTGGTGTCAGCAAAAATCAACTTTATCTCCACAAACAAGACATACAGTTGAGATTCTGTTACAAAAGGCTAATACTCAAAACTGCGAGCAGGCTAACGAAAGCCTTACCAAGCTGACTTCCCTCGACCTCAGTTCCAATGAAATCAAGGATATCCAGCCATTATCGGCGCTGACTAATTTGACTTTTCTCAGGCTTAACTCCAATCAAATCAGGGAGATTCAGCCGTTATCGGCGCTGACTAATTTGACTATACTCAGGCTCGACTCCAATAAAATCAAGGATATCCAGCCATTATCGGCGCTGACTAATTTGACTTTTCTCATGCTTGACTCCAATGAAATCAGGGATATCCAGCCATTATCGGCGCTGACTAATTTGACTTTTCTCGACATCAGTTCCAATCAAATCAAGGATATCCAGCCATTATCGGCGCTGACTAATTTGACTTTTCTCGACATCAGTTCCAATCAAATCAAGGATATCCAGCCATTATCGGCGCTGACTAATTTGACTTCTCTCAGGCTAGACTCCAATCAAATCAAGGATATCCAACCGTTATCGGCGCTGACTAATTTGACTTCCCTCGTCCTTGGCTCCAATCAAATTAAGGATATCCAACCGTTATCGGCGCTGACTAATTTGACTTCTCTCAGGCTAGACTCCAATCAAATCAGGGATATCCAACCGTTATCGGCGCTGACTAATTTGACTTCTCTCAGGCTAGACTCCAATCAAATCAGGGATATCCAACCGTTATCGGCGCTGACTAATTTGACTTTTCTCATGCTTGACTCCAATCAAATCAGGGATATCCAACCGTTATCGGCGCTGACTAATTTGACTTTTCTCATGCTTGACTTCAATCAAATCAGGGATATTCAGCCGTTATCGGCGCTGACTAACTTGACTGAACTCAGGCTTGACTCCAATGGAATCAGGGATATTCAGCCGTTATCGGCGCTGACTAATTTGACTGAACTCAGGCTTAACTCCAATCAAATCAGCGATATTCAGCCGTTATCGGCGCTGACTAATTTGACTTCTCTCTTGCTCCACTCCAATCAAATCAGCGATATTCAGCCGTTATCGGTGCTGACTAATTTGACTTCTCTCATGCTTGGCTCCAATCAAATCAGCGATATTCAGCCGTTATCGGCGCTGACTAATTTGACTTCTCTCGCCCTTGGCTCCAATCAAATCAGCGATATTCAGCCGTTATCAGCGCTGACTAATTTGATTGCTCTCTTGCTCCACTCCAATCAAATCAGCGATATTCAGCCGTTATTGGCGCTGACTAATTTGACTGAACTTAGCCTTAAATCCAATCAAATCAGCGATATTCAGCCATTATCGGTGCTGACTAATTTGAAGCTTCTGGATGGATATTAA
- a CDS encoding thiol-disulfide oxidoreductase DCC family protein, producing the protein MNYYVIYDGNCNLCVTLVQLLENLDQGKLFRYTPMQDEQTLGQWGVTPEACEQGMILIDGNAPQRRWQGSAAAEEIGRLLPMGSVFVEAYRALPGMKWVGDRFYEQIRDNRYTLFGKRGSTYQSAYCADGSCKTENYQ; encoded by the coding sequence ATGAATTACTACGTGATCTACGACGGAAACTGTAATCTCTGCGTCACCCTAGTCCAATTGCTGGAAAACCTAGACCAGGGAAAGCTGTTTCGCTACACCCCCATGCAAGATGAGCAAACACTGGGACAGTGGGGAGTTACACCCGAAGCTTGCGAACAGGGAATGATTTTAATTGATGGTAATGCACCCCAAAGACGTTGGCAAGGTAGTGCTGCGGCTGAAGAGATTGGGCGGTTATTGCCGATGGGAAGTGTATTTGTGGAAGCATATCGGGCGTTACCTGGGATGAAATGGGTAGGCGATCGCTTCTATGAACAAATCCGCGACAACCGCTATACTCTCTTTGGCAAGCGTGGAAGTACTTATCAATCAGCCTATTGTGCCGACGGTAGCTGCAAAACTGAGAATTACCAATAA
- a CDS encoding pirin family protein, which translates to MSPNTINYLIHDRNARGHAEFGWLDSHHTFSFGSFYDRDRMGFRSLRVINDDRIAPGAGFPRHGHRDMEILTYVLSGAVEHKDSLGTGSIIRPGDAQIMSAGTGIAHSEFNPSPTEPLHLLQIWILPDKQGLAPRYEQKSFPLEERRGQLRLIAAQDGRDGAVTIHQDVDLYASILESGDVVNYQVKSHRYAWLQIAQGVAIFNGEELRAGDGVQISGEEKLQITTDVGTEFLLFDLG; encoded by the coding sequence ATGTCTCCCAACACAATTAACTATCTCATTCATGATAGAAACGCTCGTGGTCATGCTGAGTTTGGCTGGCTCGATAGTCATCATACATTTTCCTTTGGTAGTTTTTACGATCGCGATCGCATGGGATTTCGCAGCCTGCGGGTAATCAACGATGACCGCATCGCCCCTGGGGCTGGATTTCCTCGCCACGGTCATCGCGATATGGAAATTCTCACTTATGTCCTATCAGGTGCAGTTGAGCATAAAGACAGCTTGGGTACTGGTTCCATAATTCGTCCTGGTGACGCACAGATTATGAGTGCGGGAACTGGTATCGCCCACAGTGAATTTAATCCCTCACCAACTGAACCACTGCACTTGTTGCAAATTTGGATTTTACCTGACAAGCAAGGATTAGCACCTAGATATGAACAAAAATCATTTCCTTTAGAAGAAAGGCGCGGTCAATTACGCTTAATTGCTGCTCAAGATGGGCGTGATGGTGCGGTGACAATTCACCAAGATGTTGATTTGTATGCATCTATTTTAGAGTCAGGTGATGTTGTGAATTATCAGGTTAAATCTCATCGTTATGCTTGGTTACAAATAGCTCAAGGTGTCGCAATTTTCAATGGAGAGGAACTTAGAGCGGGTGATGGTGTGCAAATCAGTGGTGAAGAAAAATTGCAAATCACTACGGATGTTGGCACGGAATTTTTACTTTTTGATTTGGGTTGA